Part of the Molothrus ater isolate BHLD 08-10-18 breed brown headed cowbird chromosome 9, BPBGC_Mater_1.1, whole genome shotgun sequence genome is shown below.
GCTGACGTGTTTGGATCTCTCCTACTGTAAACTTGGAGATGAACATGAGCTGCTGGAACACCTCACCAAAGAGGCCCTGTCTAGGTACCGATTCCTTGAGCTAAAAATGACACTTTCTTTCCTACCACTGAGCAGTTCAAAGAATCAGGCTGAGACTTTAAAGGGAAGCTTCACAGGCTGCCGAGTGTAAGGTTGAAGATTTTGGTTGTTCATAAAACCTGTTCTGTAGGtaaacaaaatacagaatttattgTACACAGAGCACATACTGAATCCTAAAAGTACTAAAATTATACAAGACACCTTACCGTCTCATTTTTTATATCAACTTTTTATAATGTTCATGGTCTGGGTAAGAAATGCATCTTTAACATTTGGAACAGTTTTACATTTCCTACTTTTAAGGGGGAACTTTATCAGCCAAATTTTTAACTAAACTAGTATTCTACATGAAGATTTCTGCAAGCAGGATGTTGATTATTTGGTTAGTTAACATCTCAAAACAGtaaattttgtaattttgtttgaTACCAGAAAATGACAAGTAGATATTTTTGGAAGCATTAGGTAGGATGACTGCTAATTAAAGATATTATGTTGCTGTAAGATTTTGGTGCATTTTGCATCAAGGTTTTATCTTGAAGTGCTCTGAGGAGAGCACTTCAATTTGATGTTTTTTCCTGAGTTCTGTTAATCAGTGTTATAAGACctcattattttcttaaaatcattGCTTATGATCACTTATCGAATCTACCCTCTCTGTTTGCcattttttcttagttttgaGTGCATTTCAGTTTGGCAGCCTTGGTATAAAGAACTTCAGGGTATAAAGAAGCTTATTGTCTCTGTTGGCAAATGTTTGGCTCTAGGATCAGTTTATCACTGGAGCTGTGGGAATAGCTGCTCAAGCAGTGCTTCTGTTGAGCTAGCAGGGAAATATAAAGATATTTGTTACTCCTGCTAACCCAGGCTCCTTCCTCACTGCTTTTTACAGTGAGCCTGGAGGGCTTGGCTCAGGATGACCCTTCTGACATGGAGTTTTAGGACAGTTTGCAAAACTCTCAGAAATCATGACCATAAACTCCATGTTTGTATCTCTGCTGGCAGTGTGAAGAGGCTTCTCCTGAAGGACAACTCCCTGTCAGACGCCGGCCTGCGCAGGATGACAGCGCCCGTCCGTGTGCTGAAAAAGGGGCTGGACAATCTGCTGGTGCTGGACTTGTCCTGTAAGTGCTCCATGGTCTCACAACAGAGAGAACCTGTGTCCCTTCTGATAAAGAATTTATCCTCCTTAGCACTGAAGGAATGCCATTAATTGGTTGATTGCCATGAGCCAAGTGCTCAACCCTGGATTTCACCAGCAACCTCCCAGAAGGCACAGGGCAGACCTGAGGTCTCAGGCAATTGCTACTTACATAAAGATTTTTAGTAGTTTGAGAATTGGTATTGTACATATTTCTATTTTGATAATTAGAGGGGGAAGGTCAGTCTTTGTTCCAGTATTAGCTTTTGGAACAAATACTTCCTTGGTATTTTGATAATCCTTTTCCACATCATGCAACTTAATTAACTTTACTTGACCTTACAGGTAACCCTAAAATCACAGATGTGGGAATTGGATACCTTCTTTCTTTCAAGAAATTGAATTGTTTGGACATTTCTGGGACAGGTCTCAAGGTAAAAACCATCAGAAAAAGTTTACTGGACAAGTGTAATAAAAGCTCTTGCCCTCTGACGGCTTTATGTCCCTTTTTCCCAGGATGTTGATGCTGTCATAAAGCGGCTTCAAATGCAGATAGGCCTGGTTCACTCAAAAGTGCCTCTGAAAGAATTTGATCACAGTAACTGCAAAAcagagggatgggcagagcaggTAAGGGGGGTTAAACCTGTTTTACTCTCTAAGATTTTGCCTTATAGAATACAAAATTGCTGAATAGGAAAGAACAAGGGGTGGAGTTGTTTCCAATGATACTTCTGTAAGTTTTACAAGACACATCTGAACTGCTTCATTTGTTCTTTCAGACAGttctgcagtgggagcaggcagTTTTGGAGGCCATGAAGCCCCAGGACAACCTGAGATCCAGAGTAACAGCTCTTCACTTCTGTACGTAACTGCATGGACACCACAgaattgatttattttcttttctacaggGATTATTCTCATACTTTTTGGGTTATAGTACAAATAGCATCTCAAGTGTGCAGTTCCAGCCCTTTGTGTAACTGCATTACAATGTACttgagtttttcttttgttaaactTCTGGATAATTCAAGTACAGCTCATATAACAACTGagttttttccttaatattcTGAGTCCAAAatttaaatggtatttttttcctgtgcacaTTTCCAAGTTGGCTTGGCCAAAACAGTTTGTACCACAAAGTTAGGCATTTATGCATTTGTTTTTCCCAAAATCTAAACTTGATATTTTTGCTTGTAGATGGCAAGACACACAGAATAGAGGAAGTAGTCAAATGCACACTGGTGGAGCCAGAAACTAAAGCATCTGGAAACTTGCAGTTTTATAAAGAAAACGTTGAAAATTGCCATTTACCTTTGAAAAAGGAGGTTGCAGGCAGCCATGAAttaaagaacaataaaaaaagagctttggctgaacaagagagagaaaggacTTCCAAACAGAAGCATCTGTGCCTCACTGTGGAGGACTGGGATTTGTTAAATACCTACTGAGTCAGAAAGAAGTGGGTCTTTTGTTTGTTGTTCTCTTGCTGATGACAGGATTTGGACATATTGAGAGGGAGTGACAAAGTACTGTTAAATCTGGTTGCTGTGACATGCCTGTGGGGTAacctgtgctgggggagggaTAGAGACAAGAAGGTTGGTAATGCTACTGTATATTTTCAAtacataataattttttcaaataaagtttTTGTTGTCATCCTTAACTAACTCTTCTCTGATGAAGGTGTTTTTCACCAAAAGAGCTGCTCctatccctgctgctctcctgcctctcgAGGGGCAGGACACAAATCACTGCAGCTCATCTGAAATGAAGCTGCACTGGGCTTGTCAGTGCCATGGGATGTTTACAGTGCTGCTAGAACAGAAACCTCAGCCTGAAagcaccaggctgtgctgatggggctgtgcagagggagggagcacaAAGGATGAGCACAGACCCCTGGGAAGGGAGGCAGAGGCAGTAACACCTCAGCAACAGCCATTGCAGAAGCACAAAGTGGAACACAagtcccttttctttctcattttagcCCAGGAAATGAGAGCTGGAATGAGGCTACTGTAGAGATTATGCTGTGGAGTTGTAATTTGTTCTCTCTTACAAGCAAATTCACTGCATTTGAGATAATCCTGTGATTTAAAACCCATTTTCAGTGTGCCTGCAATACACTAACTGTGCTTCTCCATCTGACAACACTGAGGGGCATTTATAATTCAAATATTAGTTATGCAGATCAGCTGTAAATCACCTGGACACTCAGACCTGTTCTGTGTTGGTCTGTGCAGCTATAATGCTGCAGGTAGCTGTtaaacactgaattcctgcCCTGAGTGTTTCCATCACAACTGGCTGAGGAGCACAGTGCCCATCATTGTCCTCTTAGGCCTCGTGAGGCCAAGGATTTTCTCCAGGTTTCCCCTGCTAGTGCTTCTTCCTTTTACACCGTTGTCTACCATAATTCATCaccaagaaaaagcagcacatCCTTGGACACCATGAAGAGGCCAAGAAAATGAACTTCAGCTCAGAAATGCATAAAGAACAAAACCCCTTTGTCTTTTCCTTACTGCTgaattttttctcaaaaaaggactacacacaaacaaaacaggCACACTTGCATGCAAATCCtaatttcttttcccagaaACTCAAGGCTATTAATACCTTCCCCTGACAACTACATCAGCTCTCTGCTGAGACAAATTATGGCATAAATTGTGATTCAAAACAGTGGCTCAGTGGGGAGGAAGATGTGCAATCTTCCCCCTCAAGCTGTCTCTGGTGCAATTGCCACCATGGAATTTTTGGCCACCCTTTCCACCACTGGAGATACGCTGATCTGACCATGGAGAGATGCACATTTTTTTACCAATCCTAATTTTACCAAATCCATTACCTGGGCCCTGTGCATGAGGGTTcctatatattttttaacagcTGATTAGTTCAATCCTTACTGCACTGGGATGACATTTTAcaggcacagagaaaacaaGTTGTGCACCCTGGCCAGGCCTGGAGAGAGACAGGTGAGTAAAAGCAGCTTTAACATTCCCCCATGCAGAGCTTTTGCCATCTCATTCCAGGCAGAGTGTGAGTCACAATACTGTAAAGATATTTATAAAAAGATCTCTCAGATTTCCAGCTGTATCCCAGTGACAAATTAGAAGCAACATTCACCATTGATCTGAGTTACAgtgacaggcagagctgcagatcaCAGGACTGAGAAGAAATGAGGGAAcaggggtttatttttaaatatctatgACCTGAGATGGCAGTGGGAAGATCACCTCATGGGGTTTTTCGGGCCTAGAAAAGTAAGAGTACTCACTGTAAATGTGGGGTTTTCCTCGATATTTTAGACACAGATGAGATTttcagaggagcagagaaaacCTCATCTTTCTTAAATCTCAGTGTCGTGTCCACACCTATATCCTGAGGACTGCTTGGAAGGCttggctgccctgctggcagaggAACAAAACAAGCAGCAAACAGATCCAGTGTCATCCCACAccaccctgggagcagcactcgattttctgctgctctctgctccaaGGCTGAgacttccttttcctcctttctttgcCAGCCTCAGTGAgacccatcccagctccatggctgttctcagcctgctgctgctgcaaaactGCACAGCCCTCAGTGAAGAgcagttatttatttatgctggttccctgccctggctgtcaGGGACAGCTACTCTGTCACAGGGACATGATTTATCCCCCCCAAACCCTAAAACTTCTCCAGTTTTCCATGCAATTTCACTTTCTGTATTGGCCTTTATGGTTTGAGAAGAGAGCAGGAGGTgacctgagcagcagctccccacagtgtcactcccagcacagcattCCCAAGGAAGCATCCCAGGAGcatcagcacagagccctcaaagtcactgctgaaagcagctgcagatgaGTTCTGAACACAAACAGAA
Proteins encoded:
- the LRRC42 gene encoding leucine-rich repeat-containing protein 42; this encodes MSYCLHSEGHLDTGPIYVRENGKLHVVNQGAGGIQNVTPKARPFSLFSRTFSVELCMNREDDRARRQRTDHFIFTYTKEGNLRYSAKSLFSLVLGYISDNVDHIDSLIGFPEQIAEKLFSAAEARQKFTEPVTGLRALQKFTEAYGSLVLCSLCLRNRYLVISEKLEEIKSFRELTCLDLSYCKLGDEHELLEHLTKEALSSVKRLLLKDNSLSDAGLRRMTAPVRVLKKGLDNLLVLDLSCNPKITDVGIGYLLSFKKLNCLDISGTGLKDVDAVIKRLQMQIGLVHSKVPLKEFDHSNCKTEGWAEQTVLQWEQAVLEAMKPQDNLRSRVTALHFYGKTHRIEEVVKCTLVEPETKASGNLQFYKENVENCHLPLKKEVAGSHELKNNKKRALAEQERERTSKQKHLCLTVEDWDLLNTY